In Mycobacterium sp. 050128, one genomic interval encodes:
- a CDS encoding MMPL/RND family transporter, whose product MSEHRSEPVAKRPFVPRMVRVFAIPIIAFWALLAVSTNTFMPQVERVAEELAGPVVPHYAPSQRALLSIGAKFHESNSTSLAMIVLEADRPLGDADHQYYDDLMRRFKQDPKHVQYAMDLWGKPITAAGAQSLDGKCAYVLLRLAGDIGQMQANESVAAVRDIVAKDTPPPGLKVYVSGAAPLASDTVAIANSSLNDITIVTIFLIIGMLLLVYRSVVTLFVPLAGVLFEMLVAKGVIATLGHLGYIELSSFAVNIVVALTLGAGTDYGIFLMGRYHEARHDGEGREQAFYTAYKSVTPVILGSGLTIAGACYCLTFARLNYFHTMGPAVAISMLFTIAAALTLGPAFLTVGSLFGLFDPKSKAKAHLYRRIGTSVVRWPVPILAASTAAVMLGAIFVPTYRQNYDDRQYQPHNSPANLGFQAADRHFPKSKLFSEMLMIESDHDLRNSADFISLDRAAKALERLPGVAMVQSITRPMGRALEHAHIPYLFTTQGSGLGQQLPFSQRQNANTSEQAEITQHTVAVLRKEISFFQTMSDEMHKTVLTMEDMQKVTDELRSNLANLEDFFRPMRSYFYWEKHCFDIPVCYAFRSLFESIDGLDKMADDIKDAVASLEVIDRTLPQIITQLQLTADDSEALANLLVNTYGQSSLQTTQTDQTFDDQINVGLDFDQSRSDDFFYIPHEGFDNDDVKTGMQLLMSPDGKAARIIVTHEGDANGPEGVQHVEQFPNAITVALKETSLASSKVYIGGSGATNKDIKQYAASDLLIVAIAAFVLIFLIMLFLTRSLMAALVIPLTVAFSYAGAFGLSILVWQHLIGLPLHWLILPLTFIILVAVGSDYNLLLILRVKEELHAGIHTGLIRALGSTGGVVTSAGLVFAFTMLAMLTSDLRTIGQVGSTVCIGLLLDTLIVRSFVVPCILRILGPWFWWPTLVRTRPLPQAQTT is encoded by the coding sequence ATGAGCGAGCATCGGTCGGAGCCGGTAGCGAAGCGACCTTTCGTTCCCAGAATGGTCCGCGTCTTCGCGATACCGATCATCGCGTTTTGGGCGCTGCTGGCCGTGTCGACGAACACCTTCATGCCGCAGGTGGAGAGGGTCGCAGAAGAACTCGCCGGGCCGGTAGTCCCGCACTACGCGCCGTCGCAGCGGGCGTTGCTGTCCATCGGTGCGAAGTTCCACGAGTCCAATTCGACCAGCTTGGCCATGATTGTGCTGGAAGCCGACCGGCCGCTGGGCGACGCGGATCATCAGTACTACGACGATCTGATGCGCCGGTTCAAGCAAGACCCCAAGCATGTGCAGTACGCCATGGATCTGTGGGGCAAGCCGATCACCGCGGCGGGCGCGCAGAGCCTCGACGGCAAGTGCGCATACGTGCTGTTGCGTCTGGCCGGCGATATCGGCCAGATGCAAGCGAATGAATCCGTTGCGGCCGTTCGGGATATCGTCGCGAAGGACACGCCGCCACCCGGGCTCAAGGTTTACGTCAGCGGCGCCGCACCGCTCGCCTCGGACACGGTAGCTATTGCGAATTCGAGCCTGAACGACATCACGATTGTGACGATCTTTCTGATCATCGGGATGTTGCTACTGGTGTACCGCTCCGTCGTCACCCTGTTTGTGCCGTTGGCCGGAGTTCTGTTCGAGATGCTGGTCGCCAAGGGCGTTATCGCAACCCTCGGTCATCTTGGGTACATCGAACTCTCGTCATTCGCGGTGAACATCGTCGTCGCGCTGACCCTGGGAGCGGGCACGGACTACGGCATCTTCTTGATGGGCCGCTACCACGAGGCGCGACATGACGGCGAAGGCAGGGAGCAGGCGTTCTACACCGCATATAAGAGCGTCACGCCCGTCATCCTCGGGTCGGGACTGACGATCGCGGGAGCCTGCTACTGCTTGACTTTCGCGCGACTCAACTACTTCCACACCATGGGGCCGGCGGTCGCGATCAGCATGCTGTTCACCATCGCCGCCGCGCTGACGCTCGGGCCGGCCTTCTTGACCGTCGGCAGCCTTTTTGGGCTCTTCGATCCGAAAAGCAAGGCCAAGGCGCATCTGTATCGACGGATCGGGACGAGCGTCGTCCGATGGCCGGTGCCAATACTGGCCGCCAGTACCGCCGCCGTCATGCTCGGCGCGATCTTCGTGCCGACGTACCGCCAGAACTACGACGACCGTCAGTACCAGCCACACAATTCCCCCGCCAATCTTGGTTTCCAGGCGGCGGATCGGCACTTCCCGAAGAGCAAGCTGTTTTCCGAGATGTTGATGATCGAGTCGGATCACGACCTGCGAAACTCGGCCGACTTCATCTCGTTGGACCGCGCCGCCAAGGCTCTCGAACGCCTTCCCGGCGTCGCGATGGTGCAAAGCATCACCAGGCCCATGGGTCGAGCTTTGGAACATGCCCATATCCCCTACCTGTTCACCACACAGGGCAGCGGTCTCGGCCAACAGCTCCCGTTCAGCCAGCGGCAAAACGCCAATACCAGCGAGCAGGCCGAGATCACGCAGCACACGGTCGCGGTCTTGCGCAAGGAGATTAGCTTCTTCCAGACGATGTCGGACGAGATGCACAAGACGGTCCTCACGATGGAGGACATGCAAAAGGTCACCGACGAGTTGAGGTCGAACCTTGCCAACCTCGAAGACTTCTTCCGGCCGATGCGCAGCTATTTCTATTGGGAGAAGCACTGTTTCGACATTCCGGTCTGTTACGCATTCAGGTCGTTGTTCGAGTCGATCGACGGCCTCGACAAGATGGCCGACGACATCAAGGACGCCGTAGCCTCGCTCGAGGTCATCGACAGGACCTTGCCGCAAATCATCACGCAGCTGCAACTCACCGCCGACGACTCGGAGGCGTTGGCCAATCTGTTGGTCAACACCTACGGTCAGTCGTCTCTGCAGACCACCCAGACCGACCAGACATTCGACGACCAGATCAATGTCGGGCTCGACTTCGACCAGTCCCGCAGCGATGACTTCTTCTATATCCCCCACGAGGGTTTCGACAACGACGACGTCAAAACCGGTATGCAGCTGCTGATGTCGCCGGATGGCAAGGCTGCCCGAATCATCGTCACCCACGAGGGAGATGCCAATGGCCCGGAGGGTGTGCAGCACGTCGAACAGTTCCCCAACGCAATAACGGTGGCGCTCAAGGAGACCTCGCTGGCCAGCTCGAAAGTTTATATCGGCGGTTCCGGCGCAACCAATAAGGACATCAAGCAATACGCCGCGTCCGATCTGCTTATCGTGGCGATCGCCGCCTTCGTGCTGATCTTCTTGATCATGTTGTTCCTCACGCGAAGTCTGATGGCTGCCTTGGTCATTCCGCTGACGGTGGCCTTCTCTTACGCCGGCGCGTTCGGGCTTTCCATACTCGTTTGGCAGCATCTCATCGGCCTGCCGCTGCACTGGCTGATATTGCCGCTCACGTTCATCATCCTGGTGGCGGTCGGTTCTGACTACAACCTGCTGTTGATCCTTCGCGTCAAAGAGGAGCTGCACGCCGGAATCCACACCGGTCTGATCCGCGCGCTCGGAAGCACCGGCGGTGTGGTGACGTCCGCGGGCCTGGTGTTCGCGTTCACGATGTTGGCAATGCTGACAAGCGATCTGCGAACGATCGGCCAGGTGGGTTCCACCGTGTGCATCGGCCTGCTGCTCGACACCCTGATCGTGCGGTCGTTCGTGGTGCCGTGCATTCTGCGCATTCTCGGGCCATGGTTCTGGTGGCCGACCCTGGTACGCACCCGTCCGCTGCCGCAGGCACAAACCACCTAG
- a CDS encoding MmpS family transport accessory protein, translating to MPLVAVVALTVGGVAMWKVHEFSDPPPVITVNPPAAPPEFSIKRLTYELFGNVGQGGMLVWVDVNGHPHRVDLTTLPWSHTESTTLTVVSGSISAQVQGGQVGCRLRVNGVVRAEQSDNHQDAHVFCLVKSA from the coding sequence ATGCCTTTGGTTGCCGTCGTTGCGCTCACCGTGGGAGGCGTGGCCATGTGGAAGGTGCACGAATTCTCCGATCCCCCGCCTGTCATCACCGTCAATCCTCCGGCGGCGCCGCCGGAGTTCAGTATCAAACGGCTCACCTACGAGTTGTTCGGCAACGTCGGGCAAGGCGGGATGCTCGTCTGGGTGGACGTCAACGGACATCCGCATCGGGTGGATCTCACGACCCTGCCGTGGTCGCACACCGAGTCGACCACCCTGACCGTGGTGTCCGGCAGCATCTCGGCGCAGGTTCAGGGCGGCCAGGTCGGCTGCCGGCTGCGGGTGAATGGCGTTGTCCGCGCTGAACAGTCCGATAACCATCAGGACGCGCACGTCTTTTGCCTGGTGAAATCCGCATGA
- a CDS encoding FAD-binding oxidoreductase, with amino-acid sequence MAREISRQTFLRGAAGTLAAGAVFGTGRFGSAPAAAAPNATGWEGLSSALGGKVLLPDSPQFGSAKQVFNTNYNGLTPAAIVTPTSAADVQKAMAFAAANHLKVAPRSGGHSYIGASTANGAMVFDLRQLPGGVNYDAATGQVTVPPATSLYSMHETLAGAGRGLPTGTCPSVGAAGHALGGGMGADSRHAGLLCDQLTSAQVVLPGGQAVTASANSNPDLFWALRGGGGGNFGVTTSLTFNTFPTQDVDAVNLNFPPQSFAQVLVGWANWLRTADRNSWALADSTTDGMGTACRILATCPAGSGPSVAKAITSAVGIQPSGVDNHTFNRMDLVRYLAVNNLNPQPLGYVGGSDVFQSLTPAAAQGIAAAVNAFPRGAGRMLAIMHALDGALATVAPNATAYPWRQQAALVQWYVETGDPAAATNWLSTAHQAVRPYSVGGYVNYIEANQPASRYFGQNLSRLSAVRQKFDPGRVMFSGLNY; translated from the coding sequence ATGGCGCGTGAGATCTCGCGGCAGACGTTTCTGCGCGGCGCCGCCGGGACGTTGGCGGCCGGCGCGGTATTCGGCACGGGCCGATTCGGCTCGGCGCCGGCGGCCGCTGCGCCGAATGCGACTGGCTGGGAAGGTCTTTCGTCTGCGCTCGGCGGGAAGGTGCTGCTGCCGGACAGCCCGCAATTCGGCTCGGCCAAGCAGGTGTTCAACACCAACTACAACGGCCTGACCCCGGCGGCGATAGTCACTCCGACCTCGGCGGCGGACGTGCAGAAGGCGATGGCCTTCGCCGCCGCCAATCACCTCAAGGTCGCTCCGCGCAGTGGTGGCCACTCTTATATCGGCGCGTCGACGGCTAACGGCGCCATGGTTTTTGACCTGCGTCAGTTGCCCGGGGGAGTCAACTACGACGCCGCCACCGGGCAGGTCACCGTGCCGCCGGCGACGAGTTTGTATTCGATGCACGAGACGCTGGCCGGTGCCGGCCGGGGATTGCCGACGGGTACCTGCCCATCGGTGGGCGCCGCGGGACACGCGCTGGGCGGCGGGATGGGTGCCGACTCCCGGCATGCCGGCCTGCTCTGTGACCAACTGACCTCGGCTCAGGTGGTGCTTCCCGGCGGCCAGGCGGTCACCGCGTCGGCCAACAGCAACCCGGACCTGTTCTGGGCGCTGCGCGGTGGCGGGGGCGGCAACTTCGGGGTGACCACCTCGCTGACCTTCAACACGTTCCCCACCCAGGACGTCGACGCCGTCAACCTCAACTTCCCGCCGCAGTCGTTCGCGCAGGTGCTCGTCGGCTGGGCGAACTGGTTGCGCACCGCGGACCGCAACAGCTGGGCACTGGCGGACAGCACCACCGACGGGATGGGCACGGCGTGCCGCATTCTCGCGACGTGCCCGGCCGGGTCGGGTCCCAGCGTCGCCAAGGCCATCACCTCGGCGGTCGGCATCCAGCCGAGCGGAGTCGACAACCACACGTTCAATCGCATGGACCTGGTCCGGTATCTGGCGGTCAACAACCTGAACCCGCAGCCGCTGGGTTACGTCGGCGGGTCGGATGTCTTCCAGAGCCTCACCCCGGCCGCCGCCCAGGGAATCGCCGCCGCGGTCAACGCTTTTCCGCGCGGCGCCGGCCGGATGCTGGCCATCATGCACGCCCTGGACGGCGCGCTGGCCACCGTCGCGCCGAATGCGACCGCCTATCCGTGGCGTCAGCAGGCAGCGCTGGTGCAGTGGTACGTCGAAACGGGCGACCCGGCGGCGGCGACCAATTGGCTCAGCACGGCACACCAGGCGGTTCGGCCGTATTCGGTTGGCGGCTATGTGAACTACATCGAGGCCAACCAGCCGGCGTCGCGCTATTTCGGCCAGAACTTGTCCCGGCTGTCGGCCGTGCGACAGAAGTTCGACCCAGGCCGGGTCATGTTCTCCGGGCTGAACTACTAG
- a CDS encoding molybdopterin-dependent oxidoreductase — protein MVEHKVTCPLCEAMCGLRVQVSRGRVEGIRANPDDVWSRGHLCPKGTSLNHIHTDPDRLRRPLVRRPDGSHTEVSWDDAFAEAERVLRPVLDTDGARALTVYVGNPVAHNHALATHIGALIGFAQAAGMQAYYSPGTVDQWPLNVVGTLVFGTMWNAPIPDLPRTDHLMILGANPSASQGSMLSAPDIMGLLADIGARGRVVVVDPRRTDTARRASEWVPIQPGTDALLLFAILRTLRENGWVRRPEHLRDRVVGLDDVVALAEPFTPERVGPVTGIAPTTIRRLAEELARADNPVLYSRIGACTQEFGTLATWLVFVINTALGALDRAGGAVFPKPPVWSPMFTKPPDQDGEGWQFGRFRSRVRGVPEVLGQYPIGCLAEEIDNPGPGRLRALITVAGNPAVSAPGAGRLSSALAGLDAMIAIDNWLNETTRHAHVILPGLSPLERSHIDDLYWMYSVASCVKWSDAVFEPEPDRPGEWELLIRLGGAMFGTPVGEVDVSALDDLYVGGLIATMSGLPGNPLTGCDAEALLRALPDRGPKRLADLGIRVGPWGDRFGENPDGLTLAKVREHPDGIRLAELEGGRLDESVCTPSGKVELFHARLADDVPRLAARLERPKPAMVLVSRRHLRSNNSWLHNVASLMRGRDRCTLLIHPDDAARIGLADGQPARVSTSEGAVTVAAEVSDEMMPGVVSLPHGWGHGLPGTQLATANAHPGVNNNLLNPIDVIDVPSNTHAVNGVPCQVCAAEPGTENSDERLAASV, from the coding sequence ATGGTCGAGCACAAGGTCACCTGTCCGTTGTGTGAGGCGATGTGCGGGCTGCGTGTCCAGGTCAGCCGGGGCCGCGTCGAAGGCATCCGCGCCAACCCCGACGATGTGTGGTCGCGAGGGCATCTGTGTCCAAAAGGCACCTCGCTCAACCACATTCACACCGACCCCGATCGATTGCGTCGACCGCTGGTCCGTCGGCCCGACGGCAGCCACACGGAGGTGTCCTGGGACGACGCCTTCGCCGAGGCAGAACGAGTGCTGCGGCCCGTGCTCGACACCGACGGCGCCAGGGCCCTGACGGTCTACGTCGGCAACCCGGTCGCCCACAACCACGCGCTGGCCACCCACATCGGGGCGCTGATCGGCTTCGCCCAGGCGGCCGGCATGCAGGCCTACTACTCCCCGGGCACCGTCGACCAGTGGCCGCTGAACGTGGTGGGAACGCTGGTCTTCGGGACGATGTGGAACGCGCCGATTCCCGATCTGCCCCGCACCGATCACCTGATGATCCTGGGCGCGAACCCGTCGGCATCTCAGGGATCGATGTTGTCCGCGCCCGACATCATGGGATTGCTGGCCGACATCGGGGCGCGCGGACGCGTCGTGGTCGTGGACCCGCGCCGCACCGACACCGCGCGCCGCGCCAGCGAATGGGTGCCGATTCAGCCCGGCACCGACGCGCTGCTGCTGTTCGCGATCCTTCGCACGCTGCGCGAAAACGGTTGGGTCCGCCGTCCCGAACACCTGCGCGACCGCGTCGTGGGTCTCGACGACGTCGTCGCGCTGGCCGAGCCGTTCACCCCCGAACGCGTCGGGCCGGTCACCGGCATCGCGCCGACAACGATCCGCCGCCTCGCCGAAGAGCTTGCGCGCGCTGACAATCCGGTGCTGTACAGCCGAATCGGTGCCTGCACACAGGAATTCGGCACCCTGGCGACGTGGCTGGTGTTCGTCATCAACACCGCCCTGGGAGCGCTGGACCGCGCCGGTGGCGCGGTGTTTCCCAAGCCCCCGGTGTGGTCGCCGATGTTCACCAAGCCACCCGACCAGGACGGTGAGGGGTGGCAGTTCGGCCGTTTCCGCAGCCGCGTGCGCGGTGTACCGGAAGTGCTGGGGCAGTACCCGATTGGGTGCCTCGCCGAGGAGATCGACAATCCCGGGCCGGGCCGGCTGCGGGCACTGATCACCGTCGCGGGCAACCCCGCGGTATCGGCTCCCGGCGCGGGGCGGCTGTCCTCGGCCCTTGCCGGGCTCGACGCGATGATCGCGATCGACAACTGGCTCAACGAGACCACCCGGCACGCCCACGTGATCCTGCCCGGCCTGTCGCCGCTGGAGCGCTCGCACATCGACGACTTGTATTGGATGTATTCCGTGGCGTCCTGCGTGAAGTGGTCGGACGCCGTCTTCGAGCCCGAGCCCGATCGGCCGGGCGAGTGGGAGCTGCTGATCCGCCTGGGCGGTGCGATGTTCGGCACGCCGGTCGGCGAGGTCGACGTGAGCGCACTCGACGACCTCTACGTCGGCGGTTTGATCGCCACGATGTCGGGGCTGCCCGGTAATCCGCTGACCGGATGTGACGCCGAAGCGCTACTGCGGGCGTTGCCCGATCGCGGGCCGAAGCGGTTGGCGGACTTGGGGATTCGCGTGGGCCCATGGGGTGACCGGTTCGGTGAGAACCCCGACGGCCTGACGCTGGCCAAAGTGCGCGAACACCCGGACGGCATCCGCTTGGCTGAGCTGGAGGGCGGTCGCCTAGACGAGTCGGTGTGCACCCCGTCGGGCAAGGTCGAGCTGTTCCATGCCCGGCTGGCTGACGACGTTCCCCGGCTCGCGGCGCGGCTGGAACGACCGAAGCCGGCCATGGTTCTGGTCTCCCGGCGACACCTGCGGTCGAACAACTCGTGGCTGCACAACGTCGCGTCGCTGATGCGTGGCCGGGATCGCTGCACGCTGCTGATCCATCCCGACGACGCGGCGCGGATCGGCCTGGCCGACGGTCAGCCGGCGCGGGTCAGCACGTCGGAGGGTGCGGTGACCGTCGCGGCCGAAGTCAGCGACGAGATGATGCCGGGAGTGGTGTCGCTGCCGCACGGCTGGGGACACGGCCTGCCCGGCACCCAGCTCGCCACGGCCAACGCTCATCCCGGGGTCAACAACAACTTGCTCAACCCGATCGACGTGATCGACGTTCCGAGCAATACCCACGCCGTCAACGGGGTGCCGTGCCAGGTGTGCGCTGCCGAACCCGGTACCGAGAACAGCGACGAACGTCTGGCGGCATCGGTATGA
- a CDS encoding TetR family transcriptional regulator: MRQNAPRRGRPPSIDRAAIAEAVLELGTANATMRRVAERLGVSLPGLYHHVKNKDELLRVAAQHALAGNPPPRYEGQHWAQWLRTYAAYIRTALSAEPALLEKFLSGGVKDDGQLEYIAHALEALRAQGLEPDQAMSVWAAVTALAMGTVTETHRERIQAERGQPWLARIFGLTARSAPEDYPTLRAIAASHYDPFGDSSFDERITLLLNGVAAQYGLPGPS; encoded by the coding sequence ATGAGACAGAACGCACCGCGGCGCGGTCGTCCGCCGAGCATCGATCGTGCGGCCATCGCCGAGGCGGTGCTGGAACTGGGTACCGCGAACGCCACCATGCGACGCGTCGCGGAGCGGCTCGGCGTCAGCCTGCCCGGGCTCTACCACCACGTCAAGAACAAGGACGAACTGCTGCGTGTCGCAGCCCAGCACGCGTTGGCCGGCAATCCGCCACCCCGCTACGAAGGGCAGCACTGGGCGCAATGGCTGCGCACCTATGCCGCCTACATCCGCACCGCCTTGTCCGCGGAGCCCGCCCTGCTGGAGAAGTTCCTCAGCGGGGGAGTCAAAGACGATGGGCAGCTCGAGTACATCGCCCACGCGCTCGAGGCGTTGCGGGCTCAGGGCCTCGAGCCCGACCAGGCGATGTCGGTGTGGGCGGCGGTCACGGCGCTGGCGATGGGGACGGTCACCGAAACCCACCGCGAGCGCATTCAAGCCGAGCGGGGTCAGCCCTGGCTGGCGCGGATCTTCGGCCTGACCGCCCGTAGCGCACCCGAGGACTATCCGACCCTGCGCGCTATCGCCGCGTCACACTACGACCCATTCGGCGACTCCTCTTTCGATGAGCGAATCACTCTGCTGCTCAACGGGGTAGCCGCGCAGTACGGATTACCCGGCCCTTCGTAG
- a CDS encoding thioesterase II family protein — MTFRDLISMPSTFPSTFPSWIKLVPGRTAKSPDGATVVFPHAGAAAASYRLLGAALAAGGDIYIVQYPQRADRLAEPAHETVHDLALGLFEAGPWHSVAPLRLFGHSMGAVVAFEFARVAEERDVAVQKLWASAGPPPCVVADMPELPTSDDGVLAEIADLGGTDPELLADEEFSELLTTAMRADYQAFNRYDPSPDTRIGADIHVLGGRDDHRIAIDVLRQWERHTAGSFQLSLYDGGHFYVYDHVDAIAAQVNADV, encoded by the coding sequence ATGACATTTCGTGACCTGATCAGCATGCCCTCCACTTTTCCGTCCACATTTCCGTCCTGGATCAAGCTGGTTCCCGGGCGCACCGCGAAGTCGCCTGACGGCGCCACGGTGGTGTTTCCGCACGCCGGCGCGGCCGCCGCGAGCTACCGGCTGCTGGGCGCCGCGCTGGCTGCCGGGGGCGACATCTACATCGTCCAGTACCCGCAGCGCGCCGACCGGCTCGCCGAACCTGCCCACGAGACCGTGCACGACCTGGCCCTCGGGCTCTTCGAGGCCGGGCCGTGGCACAGCGTCGCGCCGTTGCGGTTGTTCGGGCACAGCATGGGCGCCGTGGTGGCGTTCGAGTTTGCTCGGGTGGCCGAAGAGCGCGACGTCGCCGTGCAGAAACTCTGGGCTTCCGCGGGACCACCGCCGTGTGTCGTCGCCGACATGCCCGAGCTGCCCACCAGCGATGACGGCGTGCTCGCCGAGATCGCCGACCTCGGCGGCACCGATCCCGAACTGCTCGCCGACGAGGAATTCTCCGAGCTGCTCACCACCGCGATGCGCGCCGACTATCAGGCATTCAATCGCTACGACCCCAGTCCCGATACCCGCATCGGCGCCGATATCCACGTCCTGGGCGGCCGTGACGATCACCGGATTGCGATCGACGTGCTGCGCCAGTGGGAACGGCATACCGCCGGGTCCTTCCAGCTGTCGCTGTACGACGGCGGCCACTTCTACGTCTACGACCACGTCGATGCGATCGCCGCACAGGTGAACGCCGATGTCTGA
- a CDS encoding beta-ketoacyl [acyl carrier protein] synthase domain-containing protein → MSDNGVEALAIDPVVIVGMAVEAPGGIDTADGYWDLLAHGREALSPFPADRGWSVAELLAGSRRSGFKQIHDRGGFLSGAATFDPEFFGISPREAIAMDPQQRVTLRVSWRALENSGINPDDLAGHDVGCFVGASMTGYGPEMAEFSRHSGHLLAGTALSVISGRVAYTLGLTGPALTLDSSCASALVAFHVAVRALRDGDCDLALAGGVNVLGSPGFFVEFSKQHALSDDGYCRPYSAQASGTVWAEGSAMFVLQRKSAALRAGRQIIAEVRATAVNQDGRSAGLSAPSEDAQVRLFRRAITRAGIKPEDVGMIEGHGTGTRLGDRTELRSLAQTYGTTEPGAGALLGSVKSNLGHSLAAAGALGLAKVLVSAEHGAIPATLHADQASPEIDWDGQGLRLAQALTPWPASAGQRTAVASAFGIAGTNAHLIVSMPEVA, encoded by the coding sequence ATGTCTGACAACGGGGTCGAAGCCCTCGCGATCGATCCGGTCGTGATCGTCGGGATGGCCGTCGAAGCGCCCGGCGGTATCGACACCGCCGACGGCTACTGGGACCTATTGGCGCACGGCCGCGAGGCCTTGAGCCCGTTTCCCGCCGACCGCGGCTGGTCGGTCGCCGAACTGCTCGCCGGGTCGCGGCGCAGTGGATTCAAACAGATCCACGACCGCGGTGGATTCCTCAGCGGGGCAGCCACATTCGATCCAGAATTCTTCGGCATCTCGCCTCGCGAAGCGATCGCGATGGACCCACAGCAGCGGGTGACGCTGCGGGTGTCCTGGCGCGCGCTGGAGAACAGCGGCATCAATCCCGACGACCTGGCCGGCCACGATGTGGGCTGCTTTGTCGGCGCATCGATGACCGGGTATGGGCCCGAGATGGCCGAGTTCTCCCGGCACAGTGGCCATCTGCTCGCCGGCACGGCACTGAGCGTGATCTCGGGCCGGGTGGCGTACACGCTCGGGTTGACCGGCCCGGCGCTCACCCTCGACTCGTCGTGCGCGTCGGCGCTGGTGGCCTTCCACGTTGCGGTACGCGCCCTGCGGGACGGAGATTGCGACCTGGCGCTGGCCGGCGGGGTCAACGTATTGGGCTCGCCCGGTTTCTTCGTCGAGTTCTCCAAGCAACACGCCCTCTCCGACGACGGCTACTGCCGCCCGTACAGCGCGCAGGCCAGCGGAACGGTCTGGGCCGAGGGATCGGCAATGTTTGTGCTGCAACGCAAATCGGCGGCGCTGCGGGCCGGCCGGCAGATCATTGCCGAAGTCCGCGCCACCGCCGTGAACCAGGACGGTCGCAGTGCCGGTCTATCCGCCCCCAGCGAGGACGCGCAGGTCCGGCTGTTCCGCCGCGCGATCACCCGGGCCGGAATCAAGCCCGAGGACGTGGGCATGATCGAGGGGCATGGCACCGGTACCCGGCTCGGCGATCGCACCGAATTACGTTCGCTGGCACAGACTTACGGAACCACCGAACCCGGCGCCGGGGCGCTGCTGGGTTCGGTGAAGTCGAACCTGGGTCACTCGTTGGCCGCTGCCGGAGCGCTCGGGTTGGCCAAGGTTCTCGTCTCGGCCGAACACGGCGCGATACCGGCCACCCTGCACGCCGACCAGGCTAGTCCTGAAATCGATTGGGATGGACAAGGTTTACGTCTGGCTCAGGCGCTGACTCCGTGGCCGGCCAGTGCCGGACAACGGACGGCCGTGGCGTCGGCCTTCGGGATCGCTGGTACCAACGCGCATCTGATCGTCTCCATGCCAGAGGTGGCATAG